In Bradyrhizobium manausense, the sequence CCTCGCCGTCAGCGAGTTCGCGCCGAACGGCAAGTCGACCGAGGAGATCCGCGGCCTCTGGCGCTGGATCGAGAACCGTCTCGAACTCTCCGCCGGCAATCTGCTGATCGATCAGGTCCTGTCGGCGACAGGCGGAATGCTGCACGCCGCCGGCGAGCCTTCGGTGGATGAGACCACCGTTCTGGCATCCTGAGCGGGGCGATCGCTCAGGCCGAGGGGACTCTTCGCTCCGGTGAATGAGCCCAGGCGACGAAGCAATCCGGCGACCAGTCCGGCCGGATTGCTTCGCTTCGCGTTTCCCGGCGAGGACGAACGCGTGCCCTCGAACAAAATCTCGAAAACAACCCCATGCACAGTAGAACGGCGTCCGGTCAGGCCGACCCGGTGACGATGCGTAGACATCTGACCTGTCAGGCAAAATGACGCTTCGCCGGATTTTGCAGCGACGTTACGTCACTTCTGACATTTCGGACACCAGAACGTCGAGCGGCCGTTCTGGGTGAAGCGCTTGATGGTGCCGCCGCAACGCGGCGTCGTGCATGTCTCGCCTTCGCGGTCATAGACCTTGAAGGAATGCTGGAAATAGCCGAGCTCGCCCGAGGTCTGGCGATGGTCGCGCAGTGACGAGCCGCCGGCCTTGATGGCGTCGTTGAGCACGGTGTGGATCGCACCGACCAATCCCTTGGCATGGTCTGTTGGCTCGCCCTTTTTGGTCGACAGCGTCGCGGCGATCCGGCGCGGCGACAGATGCGAGCGGTGCAGGGCTTCGCAGACATAGATATTGCCGAGACCCGCGACGACGCGCTGGTCGAGCAGCGCGGCCTTCAGGTTCGTCTTCTTGCCTTCGCAAGCGCGCGCCAGCATCGCGGCATCGAACTCGTTGCCGAGCGGCTCGGGCCCGAGGTCGCGCAGCAGCGGCTCGTCCTCGAGCGCATTCCGCGCGATCACTTTCATGTAACCGAAGCGGCGCGGATCATTGAAGACAATGTCGGCGCCCGAGGACATCCGAAACAGCACGTGGTCGTGCGCGGAATCCTTTCCCTTTGGATAGTGAAACTCGCCGGGCGCAGCCTCGTTGTCCGGCTTGATGACGCGAAACGAACCGGACATGCCCAGATGCATGAGCAGGACGTCGCCGGAGGCGAGATCGGCCATGAGATATTTTGCACGCCGGCCTAGGCCCGTAACGACCTGCCCCTGGAGCCGGGCCACGAAATCAGGCTGGAACGGAAAGCGCAAATCGGGCCTGCGGGCCTCGGCGACGACGATTTTCGCGCCCTCCATGACGGGCTGAAGGCCACGGCGGACGGTCTCGACTTCGGGCAATTCGGGCATGGTCAGGCATTCACCTTATGAGGGCGGTGTGATAGCGCCATTGCGGCGGGCGGGCTATGGTCCGCCCAGTGGAGTAGAGTAATGGATCGGCCGGGCGAAACCACGCATTTTGGCTTCAGGGACGTCCCCCTGGGGGACAAGCAGACGCTGGTGAACGATGTGTTTCACAGCGTAGCGTCACGCTATGATCTGATGAACGATTTGATGTCCGGTGGCCTGCACCGGGTCTGGAAGGACATCATGATCAGCGCGCTCGACCCGCCCAGGGGCGACCGGCCGTTTGCGTTGCTCGACGTCGCCGGCGGCACCGGCGACATCTCGTTCCGCGCTGCCAAGGCGGCGGGCGCCGGCTTCCATGCCACCGTCTGCGACATCAATTCCGACATGCTGGCGGTGGGCCGCGAGCGTGCCGCCAAGCGCCACCTCGACACCCAGGTCGATTTCGTCGAAGGCAATGCCGAAGCGCTCGCCTTCGCCGACCGGAGCTTTGACGCATATACGATCGCTTTCGGCATTCGCAACGTGCCTGAAATCGACAAGGCGCTGCGCGAGGCCTATCGCGTGCTCAAGCCCGGCAGCCGCTTCCTGTGCCTGGAATTCTCCACCGTCGAGATGCCCGGGCTCGACAGGATCTACGACCTGTTCTCGTTCAAGGTGATCCCGCCGCTCGGCCGCATGGTCACGGGCGATTCCGAGTCCTACCAATATCTCGTCGAATCGATCCGCAAGTTTCCGAAGCCCAATGCCTTCGCCGACATGATCCGGGACGCCGGCTTTTCCCGCGTCAGCTTTCAGACCCTGACCGGCGGCATCGTGGCACTGCATTCGGGCTGGCGTTTGTGATCTCTGCCATCACCCACATTACGCGCCTGATCCGCGCCGCGTTCGTGTTTGCGCGCGAGGGCGTGTTCGGCTCCGTCGATCCGAGCTTGGTGCCGCCACCCGGGCAGCTTGCGTTGAAGCTTGCTCGCATTGTCGAGCGCCGCGGTGCCAAGCACGGCCCGCGAATCTCACGCGCGCTGACGCGGATGGGGCCGGCCTATCTCAAGCTCGGCCAATTCCTGGCGACGCGCCCTGACGTCGTCGGTTTCAACATGGCCCGCGACCTCGAAAGCCTCCAGGATCGCCTGCCGCCGTTTCCGCAGGAGGAAGCCGAAGCGGCCATCGCGACGTCGCTGGAGCGGCCCCTGAAGGATGTCTTCATCAGCCTCAGCGCGCCTGTGGCGGCCGCCTCGATCGCGCAGGTGCATCGCGGCGAAATCGAGCGCGATGGCATCCGCAGGCCTGTGGCGGTCAAGGTGCTCCGGCCGAACGTGGCGTCGCGCTTTCGTCGCGACCTCTCCGATTTCTTCTTCGTCGCGCACAAGGCCGAGGCCTATTCGGCCGAGGCGCGGCGGCTGCGCCTGATCGAAGTCATCAACACCATGTCGCGCTCGGTCGCGATGGAGATGGACCTGCGGCTGGAAGCTGCGGCGCTGTCGGAGATGGCGGAGAACACGCGCGACGATCCTGATTTCCGCGTGCCGACCGTCGACTGGGACCGCACCACGCACAACGTGCTGACGATGGAGTGGATCGACGGCATCGCGCTGAACGACCACAAGCGCCTGGCCGAAGCGCAGGTCGACCTGCCCGATCTCGGCCGCAAGGTGATCCAGAGTTTCCTGCGCCACGCACTGCGCGACGGCTTCTTCCACGCCGACATGCATCCGGGCAATCTGTTCCTCGATGACGCCGGTCGCCTCGTCGCGGTCGATTTCGGCATCATGGGCCGCCTCGGCATGAAGGAGCGGCGCTTCCTCGCCGAAATCCTGCTCGGCTTCATCACGCGCGATTATCGCCGCGTCGCCGAGGTGCATTTCGAGGCGGGCTACGTCCCCTCGCATCACTCGGTCGAGAATTTTGCGCAAGCCATCCGTGCCATCGGCGAGCCGATCCACAATCGCACGGCCGAGGAAATCTCGATGGCGCGGTTGCTGACGCTGCTGCTTGAGGTCACCGGCCTGTTCGACATGACGACACGGCCCGAGCTGATCCTGCTGCAGAAGACCATGGTGGTGGTCGAGGGCGTGGCGCGCGGCTTCGATCCCAAGCTCGACATCTGGAAGGTCGCCGATCCCGTCGTGCGCGAATGGATCGAGCGCAATCTCGGACCGATCGGCCGTGTCCAGGGTGCCTTGGCCGGCGGCGGCGACATCGCCCGGGTGCTGATGCGCCTGCCCGACATCGTGCAGCGCTCGGTCACGGTGCTCGAACAGTTCGAGACCATGACCCGGGACGGGATCAGGCTGTCGCCGGAGAGCATCGCGGCGATGGGGCGCAGCGAAGGCCGCAAGAACCGCTGGCGCACCGTGGCGCTCTGGATCATTGCCGCGACCTTCATCGGCAT encodes:
- the mutM gene encoding bifunctional DNA-formamidopyrimidine glycosylase/DNA-(apurinic or apyrimidinic site) lyase, with translation MPELPEVETVRRGLQPVMEGAKIVVAEARRPDLRFPFQPDFVARLQGQVVTGLGRRAKYLMADLASGDVLLMHLGMSGSFRVIKPDNEAAPGEFHYPKGKDSAHDHVLFRMSSGADIVFNDPRRFGYMKVIARNALEDEPLLRDLGPEPLGNEFDAAMLARACEGKKTNLKAALLDQRVVAGLGNIYVCEALHRSHLSPRRIAATLSTKKGEPTDHAKGLVGAIHTVLNDAIKAGGSSLRDHRQTSGELGYFQHSFKVYDREGETCTTPRCGGTIKRFTQNGRSTFWCPKCQK
- the ubiE gene encoding bifunctional demethylmenaquinone methyltransferase/2-methoxy-6-polyprenyl-1,4-benzoquinol methylase UbiE translates to MDRPGETTHFGFRDVPLGDKQTLVNDVFHSVASRYDLMNDLMSGGLHRVWKDIMISALDPPRGDRPFALLDVAGGTGDISFRAAKAAGAGFHATVCDINSDMLAVGRERAAKRHLDTQVDFVEGNAEALAFADRSFDAYTIAFGIRNVPEIDKALREAYRVLKPGSRFLCLEFSTVEMPGLDRIYDLFSFKVIPPLGRMVTGDSESYQYLVESIRKFPKPNAFADMIRDAGFSRVSFQTLTGGIVALHSGWRL
- the ubiB gene encoding 2-polyprenylphenol 6-hydroxylase, whose amino-acid sequence is MISAITHITRLIRAAFVFAREGVFGSVDPSLVPPPGQLALKLARIVERRGAKHGPRISRALTRMGPAYLKLGQFLATRPDVVGFNMARDLESLQDRLPPFPQEEAEAAIATSLERPLKDVFISLSAPVAAASIAQVHRGEIERDGIRRPVAVKVLRPNVASRFRRDLSDFFFVAHKAEAYSAEARRLRLIEVINTMSRSVAMEMDLRLEAAALSEMAENTRDDPDFRVPTVDWDRTTHNVLTMEWIDGIALNDHKRLAEAQVDLPDLGRKVIQSFLRHALRDGFFHADMHPGNLFLDDAGRLVAVDFGIMGRLGMKERRFLAEILLGFITRDYRRVAEVHFEAGYVPSHHSVENFAQAIRAIGEPIHNRTAEEISMARLLTLLLEVTGLFDMTTRPELILLQKTMVVVEGVARGFDPKLDIWKVADPVVREWIERNLGPIGRVQGALAGGGDIARVLMRLPDIVQRSVTVLEQFETMTRDGIRLSPESIAAMGRSEGRKNRWRTVALWIIAATFIGILIAVRNL